A region from the Candidatus Electrothrix scaldis genome encodes:
- a CDS encoding chemotaxis protein CheB, producing the protein MNKKLKVLVVDDATFMTKAISDLLESDPDIEVIGVANNGLEGLEKIKELKPDVITLDIDMPIMDGLQAVRHIMIESPVPIVVLSSLFSDGSITFEALRLGVVDFVAKPSGAISSDIHTAKQHIVDRIKLASEVNFQNIRRVRVNKQKKDEGLADLYGFHPLDYIIAIGTSLTGPNTFIRLMTRISAGLPAAAVILLEISPKILAAFAEKFNEFVHWKIEVARQGTVLEQGVCYIQSNMSSLTVGLNENGDPCFQLGERVEKPLDTFFKSAAEVFRENTVGVLLTGYGDDGSDGFAVIREKSGKTIAQSADTCVYPNLTDTAIKRKRVDVVAEEAQLADAIESVIR; encoded by the coding sequence ATGAATAAAAAATTAAAGGTTCTTGTTGTTGATGATGCAACCTTTATGACCAAGGCCATTAGTGATCTGCTGGAGTCAGATCCTGATATCGAGGTTATCGGAGTCGCAAATAATGGTTTAGAAGGGCTTGAAAAGATAAAGGAATTAAAGCCTGACGTGATAACTCTTGATATTGACATGCCGATTATGGATGGTTTACAGGCTGTCCGACATATCATGATCGAGTCTCCTGTGCCCATAGTTGTTCTGAGTTCACTCTTCAGTGACGGTTCTATTACCTTTGAAGCACTCCGTCTCGGTGTTGTTGATTTTGTTGCCAAACCTTCCGGGGCTATATCAAGTGATATCCATACAGCCAAGCAGCATATAGTTGATCGGATTAAACTCGCCTCTGAGGTTAATTTTCAGAACATCCGTCGTGTACGGGTGAATAAACAGAAAAAAGATGAAGGCTTGGCTGATCTGTATGGGTTCCATCCTCTTGATTACATTATTGCCATAGGGACATCGCTTACAGGCCCAAATACTTTTATTCGCCTGATGACCAGGATTAGTGCTGGCCTTCCGGCAGCAGCAGTTATTCTTTTAGAAATTTCTCCTAAAATACTTGCTGCCTTTGCGGAAAAATTTAATGAATTTGTCCACTGGAAAATTGAAGTTGCGCGTCAGGGAACGGTTTTAGAGCAAGGTGTCTGTTATATTCAATCGAATATGTCCTCTTTGACGGTAGGGTTGAACGAAAACGGAGACCCTTGCTTTCAGCTTGGAGAACGGGTTGAAAAACCACTGGATACCTTTTTTAAATCAGCTGCTGAAGTCTTTCGCGAGAATACAGTTGGCGTATTGCTTACTGGATACGGGGATGATGGTTCTGACGGATTTGCTGTGATTCGGGAAAAATCCGGTAAAACCATAGCCCAAAGTGCGGATACCTGCGTTTATCCTAACTTGACCGATACAGCTATTAAACGAAAACGGGTTGATGTGGTTGCTGAAGAGGCGCAGCTTGCGGATGCAATTGAGTCCGTTATTCGATAG
- a CDS encoding AAA family ATPase: MIITCDNCKTRYKVADDIINKPALKVRCHKCNHRFTVYKNDPADDSFLLQDEISPTDHRIITVSNQKGGVAKTTTCLNLAVSLARMGKRVLLVDFDVQANLTILLGFRKTRSFYELQSKEVADIGDVILHTKYPNLSLLPSNSKMALLKKKYLSQHNFEYILKNRLQEVEKDYDHIVIDTPPSIEFFTLNALIAAQLVVVPTTCEYLSMHGVSQISDIIKVLKGIEHDVEYKVLITMYDERKTSERVINEKIRRKYGAILCKTVIELDDKMQESHIVNLPIQYYDEESRSAVQYEALARELAG; this comes from the coding sequence ATGATTATAACATGCGACAATTGCAAGACCAGATACAAGGTTGCAGACGACATAATTAATAAACCGGCATTGAAGGTGCGATGTCACAAGTGTAATCATAGATTCACGGTGTACAAAAATGATCCGGCAGACGATTCCTTTCTTTTACAGGATGAGATCTCTCCAACAGATCATCGTATCATTACTGTAAGTAATCAGAAGGGTGGGGTTGCGAAAACAACGACCTGTCTAAATCTGGCCGTGTCCTTGGCGCGCATGGGAAAACGGGTGCTGCTGGTAGACTTTGATGTGCAGGCTAACCTGACTATCTTATTGGGTTTTAGAAAAACCCGCTCTTTTTATGAATTGCAGAGTAAAGAGGTTGCTGATATAGGAGATGTTATTCTTCACACAAAATATCCCAACCTGTCTTTGCTGCCATCAAATAGCAAGATGGCCCTGCTAAAAAAGAAGTATCTCAGCCAGCATAATTTTGAGTACATTCTGAAGAACCGTCTACAGGAAGTAGAAAAAGATTATGATCATATCGTCATAGATACGCCACCATCCATCGAGTTTTTCACTTTAAATGCTCTTATTGCTGCACAGCTCGTTGTTGTACCCACCACATGTGAATATCTCTCTATGCATGGCGTGTCGCAGATTAGCGATATTATTAAGGTGTTAAAAGGGATTGAGCATGATGTTGAATACAAGGTTTTGATCACGATGTATGATGAGCGGAAAACATCTGAGCGGGTGATCAACGAAAAGATTCGTCGAAAATATGGGGCGATATTGTGCAAAACAGTTATAGAACTTGATGATAAAATGCAGGAGTCACATATAGTTAACCTCCCTATTCAATACTATGATGAAGAAAGCAGGTCTGCTGTACAGTATGAGGCCTTAGCGCGTGAGCTTGCTGGATAA
- a CDS encoding ABC transporter permease: protein MKTDTHSTLTKSIAPVLSFTVLVLVWELTTRFSGWDKNVLPGPYKVLESMIELIADGSLFKHTVASLFRVTWGFYLAAILGIPLGIILGRSQIASILLNPIINFLRPISPLAWIPLAMLWFGIGDQPAVFLIFLASFFPIVVSTTVAVNSINPTYFYVAANFNFTRKEVIQKIVIPAIIPDIITALRLTVTIAWIVVVAAEMIAVQSGLGYLILDSRNGLRLDYVMDGMIVIGLIGLYLDYIMRRLGRIESASWGIGRA from the coding sequence ATGAAGACAGACACACATTCAACGCTTACCAAAAGCATCGCTCCGGTTCTGTCTTTTACAGTCCTGGTTTTAGTCTGGGAGCTTACAACTCGTTTCAGCGGATGGGATAAAAATGTGCTTCCCGGTCCGTACAAGGTGCTGGAAAGTATGATTGAACTGATTGCCGATGGCTCTTTATTCAAACACACGGTGGCCAGTTTGTTTCGAGTAACATGGGGATTTTATCTTGCCGCAATCTTGGGGATTCCTTTGGGAATCATTCTGGGAAGAAGCCAGATAGCCTCTATTCTGCTTAATCCGATTATCAATTTCCTGCGTCCCATATCTCCTCTGGCCTGGATTCCTTTGGCCATGCTCTGGTTCGGGATTGGTGATCAACCCGCAGTTTTTCTTATTTTTCTTGCAAGTTTTTTTCCTATTGTTGTCTCTACAACAGTAGCGGTGAATTCAATTAATCCTACGTACTTTTATGTTGCGGCTAATTTTAACTTCACCCGAAAAGAGGTGATTCAAAAAATAGTTATTCCAGCCATTATTCCCGATATTATTACAGCGTTGCGCCTGACTGTCACCATTGCTTGGATTGTTGTGGTTGCTGCCGAAATGATTGCCGTTCAATCGGGGCTCGGATATCTGATTCTTGATTCAAGAAACGGGTTGCGCTTGGACTATGTTATGGACGGAATGATCGTTATTGGCCTGATAGGCTTATACCTGGACTATATTATGCGCCGTCTCGGCAGGATTGAGTCTGCATCCTGGGGCATCGGAAGGGCGTAG
- a CDS encoding ABC transporter ATP-binding protein yields the protein MGHIQINNLCREFVNRRQKNRGEDGLSYGEKVSVLEDINIEVEEGEMVCFLGPSGCGKSTLLRIIAGFDKQTSGSILIDGKEISGPSSDNIFVFQHSGLLPWMTVWQNVELGLRHMEDAEEKQSEIQEYIEMVELDGFEGHYPGQLSGGMQRRAELARALAVNPDILIMDEPFSGLDFLTHMKMREEVVNMHQFLGKTILIVTHDIDDALIMGDRVVVFSKRPSQVKMNQKLDFPHPRIVFNKQTELSKLRDELFLMLGVSYAV from the coding sequence ATGGGACATATTCAAATCAATAATCTGTGCAGAGAATTTGTCAACCGCAGACAAAAGAATCGTGGTGAAGATGGGCTTTCCTACGGAGAAAAGGTGTCCGTGCTTGAGGATATCAATATTGAAGTGGAAGAGGGTGAAATGGTTTGCTTCCTCGGTCCCTCCGGCTGCGGTAAATCAACCCTTCTCCGCATTATTGCTGGCTTTGACAAGCAGACTTCAGGATCAATCCTTATTGATGGTAAAGAAATAAGCGGTCCGAGTTCAGACAATATTTTTGTCTTTCAGCACAGCGGTCTCCTGCCGTGGATGACTGTCTGGCAGAACGTGGAGTTGGGGTTGCGCCATATGGAAGATGCTGAAGAAAAACAGTCTGAAATCCAGGAGTATATTGAGATGGTGGAGCTTGATGGTTTTGAGGGGCATTATCCTGGTCAACTCTCCGGGGGTATGCAGCGCCGGGCAGAGCTAGCCCGTGCCTTGGCTGTTAATCCTGATATTTTAATTATGGATGAGCCCTTCAGCGGCCTTGACTTCCTTACCCACATGAAAATGCGTGAGGAAGTGGTTAACATGCATCAGTTTCTCGGCAAGACGATTCTTATAGTAACCCATGATATTGATGACGCGCTTATTATGGGAGATCGGGTCGTGGTTTTCAGTAAAAGGCCCTCACAGGTAAAAATGAATCAAAAACTGGATTTTCCCCATCCAAGGATTGTCTTTAATAAACAAACAGAGTTGAGCAAGCTCCGAGATGAATTGTTCTTAATGCTTGGAGTAAGCTATGCTGTCTAA
- a CDS encoding ABC transporter substrate-binding protein has translation MLSKGGKKKVTLSRTLSFIVGSVVWAVLISGLHWWLNFEHGDQKIIKMGYMPVVTNMAAPLLDYASTKDSEVRFKALKFSSFAEMGEALRNDKIQVAFIIAPLAVVLRQQGADVKIVYIGNRHESTLVTRKDLHIKDLQGLAGKTVAVPMRFSGHNLSLLRLMEENNMRGEINIVELNPPDMASALASGSLDAYYVGEPFAVQTLKNGNSELLFNVEEVWPSFICNLVLVKQSLIEEYPDLVQKFVSGAVRSGIWAEKYPDEAAEIAARYWSQPVDLVKYALHASGGRTIFNQYLPKTEEMQEIADLMVRYKLIESNTIDGLVDQQFAQNVDTDHVETIDDILE, from the coding sequence ATGCTGTCTAAAGGCGGAAAAAAGAAGGTCACCTTATCTCGAACATTGAGCTTTATTGTCGGCAGTGTTGTTTGGGCTGTACTCATATCCGGGCTTCATTGGTGGTTAAACTTTGAACACGGTGACCAAAAGATTATAAAAATGGGCTATATGCCTGTAGTTACCAATATGGCGGCGCCCTTGCTGGACTATGCCAGTACCAAAGATAGTGAAGTTCGCTTCAAGGCGTTGAAATTTAGTTCTTTTGCTGAGATGGGCGAAGCTCTGCGCAATGATAAGATTCAGGTGGCCTTCATTATCGCTCCCCTTGCAGTTGTTCTCCGCCAGCAGGGCGCGGATGTTAAGATTGTTTATATAGGCAATCGTCACGAAAGTACCCTGGTCACTCGAAAGGATTTACATATTAAGGACCTGCAAGGGCTTGCAGGTAAAACTGTTGCCGTACCCATGCGTTTTTCAGGGCATAATCTCAGTCTGCTGCGCTTGATGGAAGAAAACAATATGCGGGGAGAGATCAATATTGTGGAACTGAATCCACCTGATATGGCCTCCGCCTTGGCCTCCGGCTCACTTGATGCCTATTATGTAGGGGAGCCTTTTGCCGTCCAGACCTTGAAAAACGGCAACTCCGAACTCCTCTTTAATGTGGAGGAGGTGTGGCCGTCCTTTATCTGTAATTTGGTTCTTGTCAAGCAAAGTTTGATTGAGGAGTACCCCGATCTCGTGCAGAAATTTGTTAGCGGGGCCGTACGATCGGGGATATGGGCTGAAAAATATCCTGATGAAGCTGCCGAGATTGCAGCACGATATTGGTCGCAGCCAGTTGACTTGGTGAAATATGCCTTACACGCATCGGGAGGGCGAACAATTTTTAACCAATATTTGCCGAAAACAGAGGAAATGCAGGAGATAGCAGATCTCATGGTGCGTTACAAGCTCATTGAGAGTAATACAATTGATGGCTTAGTGGACCAGCAGTTTGCTCAGAATGTTGATACCGATCATGTTGAAACAATAGATGATATTCTTGAGTAA
- a CDS encoding PilZ domain-containing protein — protein MIQSEMVYTTENCRRNSPRFDKQVKLTVGKLSYPMNNVDMKIGYTSNVSETGICFTCDELFENGTVIQLVVELVGWQHYLQTTSAIIDSDTVSKPLTAIAEVVWSKKLTDSEDMYAVGVLFKDIYEDDLQAFKKYLRKMLDKKS, from the coding sequence ATGATTCAGAGTGAGATGGTATATACAACAGAAAATTGCAGACGAAATTCTCCACGTTTTGATAAACAGGTAAAATTGACTGTTGGTAAGCTTTCATATCCGATGAACAATGTGGATATGAAAATCGGCTATACCAGCAATGTCTCGGAAACAGGCATTTGCTTCACCTGCGATGAGCTCTTCGAGAACGGAACTGTTATTCAGCTCGTTGTTGAACTTGTGGGCTGGCAACATTATCTGCAGACTACTTCTGCCATCATTGATTCGGATACTGTTTCAAAACCCTTGACAGCTATCGCTGAGGTGGTTTGGTCCAAGAAATTGACTGATAGTGAAGATATGTATGCAGTCGGTGTGTTATTCAAGGATATTTACGAGGATGATCTTCAGGCTTTTAAAAAATATCTGAGGAAAATGCTTGATAAAAAAAGTTAA
- a CDS encoding HAMP domain-containing protein, which yields MIKKVNKMFLKRFLPKSGLQRQLVFYIVFIGVVFLTMAVEMNGFLRGEKILGTLNGIISLELSENIVNQILLKVRVMLGNLLLAIGLVMMLFTKRIMFPLERIIEGTRAMSAGDFSTTLPEQSRDELGELARHINELNANEQELILLTRGMAEQLRQTLVEGEEETKVADAVAMIDELEDALSEFGRSFYQC from the coding sequence TTGATAAAAAAAGTTAACAAGATGTTTCTCAAACGTTTTTTGCCTAAAAGCGGTCTGCAGCGCCAGTTGGTTTTTTACATTGTTTTTATTGGCGTTGTTTTTTTGACCATGGCCGTTGAAATGAACGGCTTCCTACGCGGCGAAAAAATTCTCGGCACACTCAATGGAATAATTTCACTGGAACTTTCAGAGAATATTGTGAATCAGATTCTTTTAAAAGTTCGTGTAATGTTAGGGAATTTATTGCTTGCCATAGGCTTGGTCATGATGCTTTTCACCAAGAGGATCATGTTTCCTCTGGAGCGTATTATTGAGGGAACCAGAGCTATGAGTGCAGGCGATTTCTCTACAACCCTGCCGGAGCAGAGCAGGGATGAGCTTGGGGAGTTGGCCCGTCATATTAATGAGCTGAATGCTAATGAGCAGGAGTTGATACTCTTGACCCGTGGAATGGCCGAGCAGCTCCGCCAGACCCTGGTAGAGGGAGAGGAAGAGACAAAAGTGGCTGATGCTGTAGCAATGATTGATGAGCTGGAAGATGCCTTATCAGAGTTTGGCCGGAGTTTTTACCAGTGTTAG
- a CDS encoding sulfite exporter TauE/SafE family protein has translation MLPIGVVIASIAMFFGLGGGVLWMPVLLMSTDLEPKGAVVCTIVIQFFGQFSATYSNNQAGLIDWRLVRLLMAFGIPAVIFGVLFSFLLHPVWIELVLGLTIFFIAYVFLRGDDFFVTGSDQADLEAARRGRMITMFGSVLTGFLGVGVGDWLVPFFNMRCKLAMVRSVATSIALMMILSSTALGVHILFGHTIEWRVAIPGTLGVLLGAQVGSRLLRRVPETHFKEFFVLMLVFIATHVTFNAL, from the coding sequence ATGCTGCCTATCGGCGTGGTGATCGCTTCGATTGCCATGTTTTTTGGTTTAGGCGGAGGTGTCCTGTGGATGCCTGTTTTGTTGATGAGCACCGATTTGGAGCCAAAGGGTGCGGTTGTATGCACTATTGTCATTCAGTTTTTTGGTCAGTTTAGTGCAACCTATAGCAATAATCAAGCAGGCTTGATTGACTGGCGCCTTGTTCGTTTGCTGATGGCCTTTGGAATTCCCGCTGTTATTTTTGGAGTTCTGTTCTCCTTCCTTTTGCACCCAGTATGGATAGAGCTGGTTCTCGGGTTGACAATTTTTTTTATTGCCTACGTTTTTTTGCGCGGAGATGATTTTTTTGTTACCGGCTCAGACCAAGCAGACCTTGAGGCTGCGCGTCGTGGCCGCATGATAACTATGTTCGGCAGTGTGTTAACCGGGTTTCTTGGTGTAGGCGTGGGCGATTGGCTGGTTCCTTTCTTTAATATGCGTTGTAAACTTGCTATGGTTCGTTCGGTTGCGACCAGTATAGCCTTGATGATGATTCTCTCAAGCACCGCATTGGGAGTACATATACTTTTTGGGCATACTATTGAGTGGCGGGTTGCGATTCCTGGAACTCTTGGCGTTCTGCTTGGAGCGCAGGTGGGCTCAAGATTATTGCGAAGAGTACCTGAAACTCATTTTAAGGAGTTCTTTGTTTTGATGTTGGTTTTTATTGCAACCCATGTCACCTTTAATGCGTTGTGA
- a CDS encoding chemotaxis protein CheB — protein MKHPVGSGFVGEIEGLGLVDLVQFACLAGDDRKLSVLSEDNRGVLYFSDNEIVHAEFGELTGEEAFYRIMSWPSGTFSMLFASTNVRTIDSSWNFLLLEAARRIDEQYRSKMAPDEESLLPKVLVVDDSRFFTKAFIKLFEEQINAQVVGTATNGREALKFLEMQVPDLVTLDMTMPVMSGDVALKHIMIRSPAPVVLVSNFNDQHYSRMMDFMRYGCVDMVAKPTSPESWNLIGERLKYILNNVKEFSVDNVSRAKQLKQVEAGSKKKPEKKAEKLLLILGGLGGMLELQKIIPALQYDGEMAVLVFQNMYPGIVKYLTSYLDSFTHYATSSVLQANNLLGGQCLVGNCHGQREILFADGMPVLTGPKNDDELQEMNADSLLRSAAQIFGQKLSVLLLSGVEQDIKGGMEAVVTQGGKIILQDSDSSLLPRSLEQLRSFGMEECSLKPEEIAPYIASLI, from the coding sequence ATGAAACATCCTGTTGGAAGCGGTTTTGTTGGTGAGATCGAGGGACTCGGCTTAGTGGATCTCGTACAGTTCGCCTGCCTTGCCGGAGATGACAGAAAATTGAGTGTGCTCAGCGAAGACAATCGAGGGGTTCTTTATTTTTCTGATAATGAAATTGTTCATGCTGAGTTCGGCGAACTCACTGGCGAAGAGGCATTTTACCGCATTATGAGCTGGCCTTCAGGCACCTTCAGTATGCTGTTTGCTTCAACCAATGTGCGTACCATAGATTCCTCATGGAATTTTCTCTTACTAGAGGCTGCTCGCCGTATTGACGAGCAGTACAGAAGTAAGATGGCACCTGATGAAGAGTCGCTGCTCCCTAAGGTACTGGTCGTGGATGACTCCCGTTTTTTTACCAAGGCCTTTATTAAGCTCTTTGAAGAGCAAATCAATGCTCAGGTCGTTGGAACCGCAACCAACGGAAGAGAGGCTCTGAAATTTCTTGAGATGCAGGTTCCAGACCTTGTCACCCTAGATATGACCATGCCAGTTATGAGTGGTGATGTTGCCTTGAAACACATTATGATCCGCTCCCCTGCGCCGGTTGTCTTGGTTAGTAATTTCAATGACCAGCACTATTCAAGAATGATGGATTTCATGCGCTATGGCTGTGTGGATATGGTTGCCAAGCCAACAAGTCCGGAATCCTGGAATTTGATCGGTGAACGTCTGAAGTACATTCTTAATAATGTAAAAGAATTCAGCGTTGATAACGTTAGTAGAGCAAAACAATTAAAACAGGTCGAGGCTGGTAGCAAAAAGAAACCTGAGAAAAAAGCGGAGAAGTTGCTGCTTATTTTGGGTGGCCTGGGGGGCATGTTGGAATTGCAAAAGATTATTCCGGCACTCCAGTATGACGGCGAGATGGCTGTTTTGGTCTTCCAAAATATGTACCCTGGGATAGTCAAGTACCTGACGTCTTATCTTGATAGTTTTACCCATTACGCGACAAGCTCTGTTCTTCAAGCCAATAACCTCCTGGGAGGACAGTGTTTGGTTGGGAATTGTCATGGGCAGCGTGAAATACTTTTCGCTGATGGGATGCCGGTGCTGACCGGCCCGAAGAATGACGATGAACTGCAGGAAATGAATGCAGATAGCCTGCTACGTTCAGCTGCGCAAATATTCGGTCAGAAATTAAGCGTCCTCTTGCTCAGTGGTGTGGAGCAGGATATCAAAGGGGGGATGGAGGCTGTTGTCACCCAAGGCGGAAAGATAATTTTGCAGGATTCAGATTCCTCTCTCTTGCCGCGTTCCCTAGAGCAGCTTCGCAGCTTCGGTATGGAAGAATGCAGCTTAAAGCCCGAGGAGATAGCGCCCTATATTGCCAGCCTAATCTAG